Proteins encoded by one window of Panicum virgatum strain AP13 chromosome 7N, P.virgatum_v5, whole genome shotgun sequence:
- the LOC120682433 gene encoding gamma-aminobutyrate transaminase 1, mitochondrial-like isoform X1 yields MVIARRLLRSNASAQWLQASSLVKYVTSTATLQGQAECLSDTSIRHFSSASSAQSDSTEENGFKGHGMLAPFTAGWQSNDLHPLIIERSEGSYVYDINGNKYLDSLAGLWCTALGGSEPRLVKAATDQLNKLPFYHSFWNRTTRPSLDLAQEILSMFTAREMGKVFFTNSGSEANDSQVKLVWYYNNALGRPNKKKFIARTKAYHGSTLISASLTGLPALHQKFDLPAPFVLHTDCPHYWRYHLPGETEEEFATRLATNLENLILKEGPETIAAFIAEPVMGAGGVIPPPKTYFDKIQAVVKKYDILFIADEVITAFGRLGTMFGSDYYNIKPDLVSLAKALSNAYVPIGATLVSPEISDVIHSQSNKLGSFAHGFTYSGHPVACAVAIEALKIYRERDIPGHVRQIAPKFQDGIRAFADSPIIGEIRGLGMIMGTEFTNNKSPTDVFPAEWGVGAIFGQECQKRGMLVRVAGDAIMMSPTLIMTPGEVDELVSIYGEALKATEARVAELKSKRS; encoded by the exons ATGGTGATCGCGCGGCGCCTGCTCCGATCAAATGCCTCCGCCCAG TGGCTACAG GCAAGCAGCTTGGTGAAGTATGTAACCAGCACAGCAACTTTGCAAGGGCAAGCAGAATGTTTGTCGGATACATCAATCAGACATTTTAGTTCAGCGTCATCTGCCCAATCTGACTCAACTGAAGAAAATGG ATTTAAGGGGCATGGCATGTTGGCACCCTTTACAGCTGGCTGGCAGAGCAATGACTTGCATCCACTGATTATCGAGAGATCTGAG GGTTCCTATGTTTATGACATAAATGGAAATAAGTACCTAGATTCTCTTGCAGGACTATGGTGTACAGCTTTAG GTGGTAGCGAGCCTCGATTAGTCAAAGCAGCAACTGATCAATTAAACAAGTTACCCTTCTATCATTCCTTTTGGAACCGCACAACCAGACCTTCATTG GATCTTGCGCAGGAGATTCTTAGCATGTTCACTGCACGGGAAATGGGAAAAGTGTTCTTCACAAATAGTGGTTCAGAAGCAAATGACTCTCAG GTCAAACTGGTATGGTATTATAACAATGCATTGGGGAGGCCAAACAAGAAGAAATTTATTGCACGGACAAAAGC ATACCATGGGTCTACATTGATATCAGCGAGCTTAACTGG TCTTCCTGCCCTGCACCAGAAGTTTGATCTGCCAGCACCTTTTGTTCTGCACACTGACTGCCCTCACTACTGGCGTTATCATCTACCTG GTGAGACAGAAGAAGAATTTGCTACTAGACTTGCCACAAATTTAGAGAATCTTATTCTCAAAGAAGGACCAGAAACA ATTGCTGCTTTCATTGCTGAACCTGTGATGGGTGCTGGTGGTGTCATCCCTCCTCCAAAGACCTATTTTGACAAG ATTCAAGCAGTGGTCAAGAAGTATGACATTCTTTTCATAGCAGATGAG GTCATCACTGCATTTGGAAGATTGGGAACCATGTTTGGATCTGATTATTATAACATCAAACCGGATCTTGTTTCACTAGCTAAG GCTCTTTCAAATGCCTATGTACCCATCGGAGCAACTCTCGTTAGCCCAGAGATATCAGATGTGATTCATTCCCAGAGCAATAAGCTTG GTTCATTTGCTCATGGCTTTACATACTCGGGCCATCCAGTTGCCTGTGCTGTGGCCATAGAAGCTCTGAAAATTTATCG CGAAAGGGATATTCCGGGCCATGTCAGGCAGATTGCTCCAAAGTTTCAGGATGGAATTAGGGCATTTGCAGACAGTCCAATTATCGGGGAG ATACGTGGCTTAGGGATGATAATGGGAACTGAATTCACCAATAACAAGTCCCCAACTGATGTATTCCCTGCTGAATGGG GCGTTGGTGCGATCTTTGGGCAGGAGTGCCAGAAGCGCGGCATGCTGGTGAGGGTTGCCGGCGACGCTATCATGATGTCGCCGACACTGATCATGACACCTGGGGAAGTCGACGAG CTGGTGAGCATCTACGGGGAAGCCCTTAAGGCCACGGAGGCGAGGgtggcggagctgaaatccaagaGGAGTTAG
- the LOC120682433 gene encoding gamma-aminobutyrate transaminase 1, mitochondrial-like isoform X2 codes for MVIARRLLRSNASAQASSLVKYVTSTATLQGQAECLSDTSIRHFSSASSAQSDSTEENGFKGHGMLAPFTAGWQSNDLHPLIIERSEGSYVYDINGNKYLDSLAGLWCTALGGSEPRLVKAATDQLNKLPFYHSFWNRTTRPSLDLAQEILSMFTAREMGKVFFTNSGSEANDSQVKLVWYYNNALGRPNKKKFIARTKAYHGSTLISASLTGLPALHQKFDLPAPFVLHTDCPHYWRYHLPGETEEEFATRLATNLENLILKEGPETIAAFIAEPVMGAGGVIPPPKTYFDKIQAVVKKYDILFIADEVITAFGRLGTMFGSDYYNIKPDLVSLAKALSNAYVPIGATLVSPEISDVIHSQSNKLGSFAHGFTYSGHPVACAVAIEALKIYRERDIPGHVRQIAPKFQDGIRAFADSPIIGEIRGLGMIMGTEFTNNKSPTDVFPAEWGVGAIFGQECQKRGMLVRVAGDAIMMSPTLIMTPGEVDELVSIYGEALKATEARVAELKSKRS; via the exons ATGGTGATCGCGCGGCGCCTGCTCCGATCAAATGCCTCCGCCCAG GCAAGCAGCTTGGTGAAGTATGTAACCAGCACAGCAACTTTGCAAGGGCAAGCAGAATGTTTGTCGGATACATCAATCAGACATTTTAGTTCAGCGTCATCTGCCCAATCTGACTCAACTGAAGAAAATGG ATTTAAGGGGCATGGCATGTTGGCACCCTTTACAGCTGGCTGGCAGAGCAATGACTTGCATCCACTGATTATCGAGAGATCTGAG GGTTCCTATGTTTATGACATAAATGGAAATAAGTACCTAGATTCTCTTGCAGGACTATGGTGTACAGCTTTAG GTGGTAGCGAGCCTCGATTAGTCAAAGCAGCAACTGATCAATTAAACAAGTTACCCTTCTATCATTCCTTTTGGAACCGCACAACCAGACCTTCATTG GATCTTGCGCAGGAGATTCTTAGCATGTTCACTGCACGGGAAATGGGAAAAGTGTTCTTCACAAATAGTGGTTCAGAAGCAAATGACTCTCAG GTCAAACTGGTATGGTATTATAACAATGCATTGGGGAGGCCAAACAAGAAGAAATTTATTGCACGGACAAAAGC ATACCATGGGTCTACATTGATATCAGCGAGCTTAACTGG TCTTCCTGCCCTGCACCAGAAGTTTGATCTGCCAGCACCTTTTGTTCTGCACACTGACTGCCCTCACTACTGGCGTTATCATCTACCTG GTGAGACAGAAGAAGAATTTGCTACTAGACTTGCCACAAATTTAGAGAATCTTATTCTCAAAGAAGGACCAGAAACA ATTGCTGCTTTCATTGCTGAACCTGTGATGGGTGCTGGTGGTGTCATCCCTCCTCCAAAGACCTATTTTGACAAG ATTCAAGCAGTGGTCAAGAAGTATGACATTCTTTTCATAGCAGATGAG GTCATCACTGCATTTGGAAGATTGGGAACCATGTTTGGATCTGATTATTATAACATCAAACCGGATCTTGTTTCACTAGCTAAG GCTCTTTCAAATGCCTATGTACCCATCGGAGCAACTCTCGTTAGCCCAGAGATATCAGATGTGATTCATTCCCAGAGCAATAAGCTTG GTTCATTTGCTCATGGCTTTACATACTCGGGCCATCCAGTTGCCTGTGCTGTGGCCATAGAAGCTCTGAAAATTTATCG CGAAAGGGATATTCCGGGCCATGTCAGGCAGATTGCTCCAAAGTTTCAGGATGGAATTAGGGCATTTGCAGACAGTCCAATTATCGGGGAG ATACGTGGCTTAGGGATGATAATGGGAACTGAATTCACCAATAACAAGTCCCCAACTGATGTATTCCCTGCTGAATGGG GCGTTGGTGCGATCTTTGGGCAGGAGTGCCAGAAGCGCGGCATGCTGGTGAGGGTTGCCGGCGACGCTATCATGATGTCGCCGACACTGATCATGACACCTGGGGAAGTCGACGAG CTGGTGAGCATCTACGGGGAAGCCCTTAAGGCCACGGAGGCGAGGgtggcggagctgaaatccaagaGGAGTTAG